In Geotalea uraniireducens, the genomic window TGCTCCCGCCGAGGTCGATACCGATCCGATACGGCGCCCCGTTCTCCCGGCCGCTCATCCGCCGGCCCGCTTCGCCTGGTAGCCGCGCTTGCCCAGCTCGGCCACCAGCAGTTCGGCGAAATCGCCCTGGATTTCGATAACCCCGTCCTTGACCGTGCCGCCGGTGCCGCAGCGTCGCTTCAGATCGCCGGCCAGTGTCTTGAGCGCAGCGTCGTCCAGCGGCACCCCGAGGACCACCGTCACCGTCTTGCCGCCCCGCCCCTTGCTCTCGCGCCGGACCCGGACGATGCCGTCGCCGGCGGGACGCGCCGCTCCCTTGCGGCAGCTGCAGGCGGCCACCGCCTTGCCGCAGCCGGGACAGACCCGGCCCAGCTCCGACGACCAGACCAGCGGGGTATCGCCCGTGCCCCGTTTGTTCATGGCGTCCTCCGGGCAACCCGGCGGCCGAAGTCGCGCCCGACGCGGAAACCGAGCAGCGCCAGCGGCCAGGCGTGCCAGCAGAGGTCGAAGATATCGATCGGCCGGTGCAGATCGCCGTTCAGCAGCAGCCGGGACTTTTCCACCAGGTGGGGTTCGGGGTAAAAGGGAGCGAAACCGAGCAGCAGCGCCAGCGGCAGCAGCAGCCGGTAATCCAGCAGGGAGCGCATCATGACAGATCCTTTCGCCGGCAAGGTGACGGGCAGCGCCCGAACTCCTTCAGGCTACCCGAACCGGCGGCGCCAGGCAAGTGTTTGTACGCGGCTGCCGGGGCTCAGGCAGCGACGATGCGCAGCTGGATGCTGATCGGCTCGAAGACGGCGTGCATGCCGAGGTGTTCGAAAAAGCGGGCTGAGCCGTAGTTGACGTTCCAGCGGGTCCGGTCGAGGTCGAAGTGGGCCTCGGCCACCAGGGTGCCGTCGGCGGTCCGGGCGACCGTCGCCCAGAAGCTCTGCTCGGCCTTGACGCCGCGCAGTTCGAGGATGCCGTGCAGCTGGTAGTTGGGGACGGTAACGAACGGCTCGGCGACCATGCTGGAACCGAGGATGCTGAAGCGGGCCCGGGGAAAGAGGCTGGTGAAGAAAAAATCGTCGGAATTCAGGTGGGCGTGCAGCACCGGCTGCCACTCGCTCCCGTCGAGGTCGACGTTGCGGATCGAGGTCATGTCGAGCTCGCAGCTGCCGGTGATCGTCCCGTCGCTGACGGCGATCTCGCCGCGGCTGATCCCGACGAAACCGTGATGGCGGGAATTGACGTTGCGACCTGCCCACTCGACGGTGCTTCGCTGCGGATCGATCCGGTAGCGGCCGTCGGCGAGCGCCAGCATGGTGCCGGGATCGCCGCTGGCGGCGCCCTCCTCTCCCGCCAGCGACTGACCGGCGCCGCACCATGCCTCCAGGCCGCCGAGCAGGATCGCCAGATTGCGGTAGCCGGCCCGGTCGAGCTTTTCCGCTGCCGTCAGGGCGTCGAGGGTGGCGGCACCGGCA contains:
- a CDS encoding translation initiation factor Sui1, producing the protein MNKRGTGDTPLVWSSELGRVCPGCGKAVAACSCRKGAARPAGDGIVRVRRESKGRGGKTVTVVLGVPLDDAALKTLAGDLKRRCGTGGTVKDGVIEIQGDFAELLVAELGKRGYQAKRAGG
- a CDS encoding YceI family protein; amino-acid sequence: MKPEPVQPFPHLSPADLIHRLGAGRPLFLVDVLPREHFAAVHLPNAGNACIFEVTFLDQVRAITDDPAAEIVLYGAGAATLDALTAAEKLDRAGYRNLAILLGGLEAWCGAGQSLAGEEGAASGDPGTMLALADGRYRIDPQRSTVEWAGRNVNSRHHGFVGISRGEIAVSDGTITGSCELDMTSIRNVDLDGSEWQPVLHAHLNSDDFFFTSLFPRARFSILGSSMVAEPFVTVPNYQLHGILELRGVKAEQSFWATVARTADGTLVAEAHFDLDRTRWNVNYGSARFFEHLGMHAVFEPISIQLRIVAA